One stretch of Brevibacillus laterosporus DNA includes these proteins:
- a CDS encoding transposase → MSIIKQGSLFDIQELFDLEPPKRFEAIFSTLDIEPLLFSISKKSIYGAPTELNYAAMLYSLVARIVERIPTVKDLRKRLKHDFIFRMECGFLFSDNLPSEASYSRLVQKLSETAHLNKVQDKLLLQAIQEGFIGDEAIAIDATHFESRDRGVAKEKKTKPELKKRGRKSKAEKDIYDKQKQEKEAQKSLYEKTIAAQLDVTLEDLRYQVPIKPAWGIKKNSDGKNMFWFGYKAHLAVSTKSQYILCSLMSSGSMNDGKAAIPLLKGIQTVLPNHMRYAIMDAGYDYVPIYQQIGRMNAQAIIAYNKRNEGEMVGFDSHFAPTCVRECSYRYDSYDKKYKTLKFVRPKECKDCPLNQDSLCQKVYKIKAETDLRKYTAPARGTKTWEELYDQRTAVERVHAYLKEFFQLNNVRYRTGKRAKVHFDLVTLVYNASKLAVDRIRRNWQVG, encoded by the coding sequence ATGTCTATTATAAAACAAGGAAGCCTATTTGATATACAGGAATTATTCGACTTAGAACCTCCCAAACGTTTTGAGGCTATTTTCTCCACTCTTGACATTGAACCGCTTCTTTTCTCTATTTCCAAAAAGTCGATCTATGGTGCTCCTACCGAGTTGAATTATGCTGCCATGCTATATTCTCTGGTCGCTCGAATCGTAGAACGAATTCCCACTGTGAAAGATTTACGAAAACGACTAAAACATGACTTTATCTTTCGAATGGAATGCGGTTTTCTGTTTTCTGACAATCTTCCTTCCGAGGCATCGTACTCTCGTCTCGTTCAGAAGCTTTCTGAAACAGCACACCTCAATAAAGTCCAAGACAAGTTACTGTTGCAAGCGATACAGGAAGGGTTCATAGGCGATGAAGCAATTGCCATCGATGCAACCCATTTTGAATCCCGTGATCGAGGTGTGGCAAAAGAAAAAAAGACGAAACCAGAATTGAAAAAACGTGGACGTAAATCAAAAGCAGAAAAAGATATCTACGACAAGCAAAAGCAAGAAAAGGAAGCCCAGAAGTCCTTATATGAAAAAACCATTGCAGCTCAACTGGATGTGACGTTGGAGGACCTACGGTACCAAGTTCCTATCAAACCTGCTTGGGGAATAAAGAAAAATAGTGATGGAAAGAACATGTTTTGGTTTGGATACAAAGCTCATCTTGCAGTCAGTACGAAAAGTCAATATATTCTTTGCTCCCTCATGTCCTCTGGAAGTATGAACGATGGGAAAGCAGCGATTCCTTTGTTGAAAGGAATTCAAACTGTCCTTCCCAATCACATGCGATATGCAATCATGGATGCGGGATATGACTATGTCCCGATCTATCAACAAATCGGACGAATGAACGCACAAGCGATTATTGCTTACAACAAGCGGAATGAAGGAGAAATGGTTGGATTCGATTCACATTTTGCGCCAACTTGTGTCCGAGAATGCTCTTATCGTTACGACAGTTATGATAAGAAGTACAAAACGTTGAAATTTGTACGGCCAAAAGAATGTAAAGACTGTCCATTGAATCAGGATTCTCTCTGTCAAAAAGTCTATAAAATTAAGGCTGAAACCGATCTTCGAAAGTACACCGCGCCAGCCAGAGGAACAAAAACGTGGGAAGAACTATATGACCAGAGAACAGCCGTAGAGCGAGTACATGCTTATTTGAAGGAGTTCTTTCAGCTAAACAATGTCCGATATCGCACAGGAAAGAGGGCAAAAGTCCATTTTGACTTGGTTACTCTTGTTTATAATGCATCCAAGTTAGCAGTGGATCGAATTCGTAGGAACTGGCAAGTAGGATGA
- a CDS encoding serine--tRNA ligase yields MLDVKVLRQDLEEVRRRLTHRNEEISALDQFAEVDEKRRQLIQEGDTLKNKRNTVSEQVAVLKRNKENADHLISEMKEVNERIKALDEELRELDEQLNIILLSLPNLPHESTPIGTTEDDNVVHRTWGEVPTFNFEPKPHWEVADALGILDFETASKVTGSRFVFYKGMGARLERALMNFMMDLHADKHGYEEVLPPYMVNRASMTGTGQLPKFEEDAFKIDGVDYFLIPTSEVPVTNMYRDEIIDVTKLPLKYNAFSACFRSEAGSAGRDTRGLIRQHQFNKVELVKFVKPEESYEELEKLVNNAETVLQMLGLPYRVMSMCTGDLGFTAAKKYDLEVWLASYSTYREISSCSNFEDFQARRANIRFRRDAKSKPEFVHTMNGSGLALGRTVAAILENFQQEDGSVVIPEALRPYMGGIERITAKK; encoded by the coding sequence ATGTTAGACGTAAAAGTACTGCGTCAAGATCTTGAAGAAGTAAGACGTCGACTGACGCATCGAAACGAAGAGATCTCCGCATTGGATCAGTTTGCAGAAGTGGATGAAAAACGTAGACAGCTTATTCAAGAAGGAGATACGCTAAAAAATAAACGTAATACAGTATCAGAGCAAGTAGCTGTATTAAAGCGCAATAAAGAGAATGCAGATCATCTGATCTCTGAAATGAAGGAAGTAAATGAGCGCATTAAAGCATTGGATGAAGAGCTTCGTGAGTTAGATGAGCAGCTAAACATCATTTTGTTAAGTCTTCCGAATTTGCCGCATGAAAGCACACCAATCGGTACAACAGAGGATGACAATGTAGTGCATCGCACGTGGGGAGAAGTTCCTACATTCAACTTTGAGCCAAAACCACATTGGGAAGTAGCTGATGCTCTTGGTATTCTTGATTTTGAAACAGCGTCCAAAGTTACAGGAAGCCGTTTTGTTTTCTATAAAGGCATGGGTGCTCGTTTAGAGCGTGCATTAATGAACTTCATGATGGATCTTCATGCAGACAAGCATGGATATGAAGAAGTGTTGCCACCATATATGGTTAATCGTGCTAGCATGACGGGGACAGGTCAATTGCCTAAATTTGAAGAGGATGCTTTTAAGATAGATGGGGTTGATTACTTCTTGATTCCAACTTCTGAAGTACCTGTTACAAATATGTACCGTGACGAAATTATTGACGTAACTAAACTTCCGCTTAAATATAATGCATTTAGTGCTTGTTTCCGTTCTGAGGCAGGTTCAGCGGGACGTGATACACGTGGTTTAATTCGTCAGCATCAGTTTAATAAGGTTGAACTTGTGAAGTTCGTTAAACCTGAAGAATCATATGAAGAGCTAGAAAAGCTGGTGAACAACGCAGAAACGGTGTTGCAAATGCTAGGTCTGCCATATCGTGTCATGAGTATGTGTACAGGTGACCTTGGGTTTACAGCTGCGAAGAAATACGATTTGGAAGTATGGCTTGCAAGCTATAGCACCTACCGTGAGATTTCTTCTTGTTCTAATTTTGAGGATTTCCAAGCTCGCCGTGCAAATATTCGTTTTCGCCGCGATGCAAAAAGCAAACCTGAATTCGTGCATACGATGAACGGTTCTGGCTTGGCATTAGGTCGTACAGTTGCTGCCATTCTGGAAAACTTCCAACAAGAAGATGGTTCTGTTGTGATTCCAGAAGCATTGCGTCCTTACATGGGTGGGATAGAACGAATTACAGCTAAGAAATAA
- a CDS encoding IS3 family transposase codes for MKKAGRNPKEAILSQVRYEPVYLAIRDLHESKSYPISLLCENMGIQRSSYYKWLNRKESHNEKFNKELLPMIKDAYEERNGILGYRQMTIKLNRQHNLTVNHKRIYRLMRILQIKSVCRRKKKSYIPSTPQITTENILNRDFESDGFGTKWLTDVTEMKYGLQSKAYLSAIMDLSDKSIVSFVVGHSNNNELVFRTFDIAHQSYPNAKPIFHSDRGFQYTNKMFKKKLDDAGMIQSMSRVSRCIDNGPMESFWGMIKSEMYYLNKFNT; via the coding sequence ATTAAAAAAGCTGGACGAAATCCAAAGGAGGCGATTCTAAGCCAAGTCCGATATGAACCTGTATATCTTGCAATACGTGATCTTCATGAAAGTAAATCATATCCCATAAGTCTACTCTGTGAAAACATGGGAATTCAACGTTCTTCGTATTATAAATGGCTAAATAGGAAAGAAAGCCATAACGAGAAATTCAACAAAGAGTTGCTTCCCATGATTAAGGATGCCTATGAAGAAAGAAATGGGATCCTTGGATATCGTCAGATGACAATCAAACTAAACCGACAACACAATCTTACTGTTAACCATAAACGGATATACAGACTCATGAGAATCTTACAAATAAAATCAGTATGCCGCAGGAAGAAGAAAAGTTACATTCCGTCAACTCCTCAAATTACGACGGAAAATATTTTGAACAGAGATTTCGAATCCGACGGATTCGGTACAAAATGGCTCACTGACGTGACGGAAATGAAGTATGGCCTTCAAAGCAAGGCTTATTTGAGTGCAATCATGGATTTGTCAGATAAAAGTATTGTTTCTTTTGTGGTAGGGCATTCCAACAACAATGAACTTGTGTTTAGAACTTTTGATATCGCACATCAATCATATCCTAATGCTAAACCCATCTTTCATAGTGACCGAGGATTCCAATATACGAACAAAATGTTCAAAAAGAAACTGGACGACGCAGGAATGATACAAAGCATGTCGAGGGTATCTAGATGCATAGACAATGGACCGATGGAATCGTTTTGGGGAATGATAAAATCCGAGATGTATTATCTCAATAAATTTAATACATGA
- the guaB gene encoding IMP dehydrogenase — protein sequence MWENKFAKEGLTFDDVLLVPAKSEVLPKDVNVSTVLSKKVKLNIPLISAGMDTVTESALAIAMARQGGLGIIHKNMTIEQQASEVDRVKRSESGVITNPFSLSENHTVADADALMGKYRISGVPIVNDQNQLIGILTNRDLRFVHDFSILVKEVMTKENLVTAAVGTTLLEAEQILQKHKIEKLPLVDENNVLKGLITIKDIEKLIQYPNAAKDEQGRLLCGAAVGVSSDTFERTEALVQAGIDVLVIDTAHGHSKGVLETVKKVRTLYPELTIIAGNVATGQATKDLIEAGASVVKVGIGPGSICTTRVVAGIGVPQITAIYECATVAREYNIPVIADGGIKYSGDLPKAVGAGASVIMIGSLFAGTDESPGEFEIYQGRRFKVYRGMGSIGAMKAGSKDRYFQENAQKLVPEGIEGRVAYKGPLADVVYQLIGGLRAGMGYCGAATIADLRDKSTFVRITGAGLRESHPHDVQITKESPNYSIS from the coding sequence GTGTGGGAAAATAAGTTTGCTAAGGAAGGCTTAACTTTTGATGATGTATTATTGGTACCAGCTAAATCAGAAGTGCTTCCAAAAGACGTTAATGTATCCACAGTATTAAGCAAAAAGGTGAAACTCAACATACCATTAATCAGCGCCGGTATGGATACAGTAACAGAATCTGCACTTGCTATTGCAATGGCTCGTCAAGGCGGTTTGGGTATCATTCATAAAAATATGACCATTGAGCAGCAAGCAAGTGAGGTAGATCGCGTAAAGCGTTCTGAGAGTGGTGTTATTACAAATCCATTCTCTTTAAGTGAAAACCACACTGTTGCAGATGCAGATGCCCTCATGGGTAAATACCGTATTTCCGGTGTACCAATCGTTAACGATCAAAATCAATTGATTGGTATTTTAACAAACCGAGATCTACGTTTTGTACACGACTTCTCCATCTTGGTAAAAGAAGTAATGACAAAGGAAAATCTAGTTACAGCAGCTGTAGGTACTACATTGCTGGAAGCTGAACAAATTTTACAGAAGCATAAGATTGAAAAGCTACCTTTGGTAGATGAAAATAATGTCTTAAAAGGGCTTATCACCATTAAGGACATCGAAAAACTTATTCAATATCCTAATGCAGCGAAAGATGAGCAAGGTCGTTTACTTTGCGGAGCAGCTGTAGGGGTCTCAAGTGATACATTTGAGCGAACAGAAGCATTAGTGCAAGCAGGAATTGATGTATTAGTTATCGATACAGCACATGGCCATTCTAAAGGGGTTCTAGAGACAGTTAAGAAAGTACGTACCCTTTACCCTGAATTAACGATTATTGCTGGTAACGTGGCTACTGGACAAGCTACAAAGGATTTAATTGAGGCAGGGGCTTCCGTTGTTAAAGTTGGAATTGGTCCTGGTTCGATTTGTACAACTCGTGTTGTTGCTGGAATTGGGGTTCCACAGATTACAGCGATTTATGAGTGTGCGACTGTAGCACGTGAATATAATATTCCTGTTATCGCTGACGGTGGTATTAAATACTCAGGGGACCTACCAAAAGCTGTAGGTGCCGGTGCATCTGTTATCATGATTGGTAGCTTGTTTGCAGGTACAGATGAATCCCCAGGTGAATTTGAAATTTATCAAGGACGCCGTTTTAAAGTGTATCGTGGAATGGGTTCCATCGGTGCTATGAAAGCAGGAAGTAAAGACCGTTACTTTCAAGAGAATGCACAGAAGCTAGTTCCTGAAGGTATTGAAGGACGTGTAGCTTACAAAGGACCTTTGGCTGACGTTGTTTATCAGCTAATCGGTGGTCTTCGTGCCGGTATGGGTTATTGCGGTGCTGCAACGATTGCGGATTTGCGTGACAAATCTACTTTCGTTCGCATTACTGGTGCAGGATTGCGTGAAAGCCATCCACATGATGTTCAAATTACAAAAGAATCTCCAAACTACTCTATATCATAA
- the pdxS gene encoding pyridoxal 5'-phosphate synthase lyase subunit PdxS — protein sequence MVQVGTDRVKRGMAEMQKGGVIMDVVNAEQAKIAEAAGAVAVMALERVPSDIRAAGGVARMADLGIVEEVLKSVSIPVMAKARIGHFVEARVLESMGVDYLDESEVLTPADDLYHINKKDFTVPFVCGARDLGEALRRLGEGASMIRTKGEPGTGNIVEAVRHMRTMQAQMRKVQSMSYDELMAEAKNLGAPYELLEQVHKTGKLPVVNFAAGGVATPADAALMMQLGADGVFVGSGIFKSENPEKFARAIVEATTHYTDYELIARVSKDLGSAMTGIEISKLPQAERMQERGW from the coding sequence ATGGTACAGGTAGGTACAGATCGTGTTAAACGTGGAATGGCAGAAATGCAAAAAGGCGGCGTTATTATGGACGTTGTCAATGCTGAGCAAGCTAAGATTGCGGAAGCTGCGGGTGCAGTAGCCGTTATGGCACTGGAACGCGTTCCATCTGATATTCGTGCGGCTGGTGGAGTAGCGCGCATGGCCGATCTAGGAATTGTAGAGGAAGTACTAAAATCCGTTTCTATTCCTGTAATGGCAAAAGCACGTATCGGTCATTTTGTAGAAGCACGTGTCCTTGAATCTATGGGAGTAGATTATCTTGATGAAAGTGAAGTACTTACTCCTGCTGATGACTTGTACCATATTAATAAAAAAGATTTCACAGTACCATTCGTTTGTGGTGCACGTGATCTAGGTGAAGCTCTTCGTCGTCTTGGAGAAGGTGCATCTATGATTCGTACAAAAGGGGAACCAGGAACAGGAAACATTGTTGAAGCTGTTCGCCATATGCGTACGATGCAAGCACAAATGCGTAAAGTACAAAGCATGTCTTATGATGAATTAATGGCGGAAGCAAAAAATCTTGGAGCTCCGTATGAATTGTTAGAGCAAGTTCACAAAACAGGTAAGCTTCCGGTTGTAAACTTCGCGGCAGGTGGAGTAGCAACACCAGCTGATGCTGCTTTGATGATGCAATTAGGCGCAGATGGCGTATTTGTAGGTTCTGGTATCTTTAAATCAGAGAATCCTGAAAAATTCGCTCGTGCTATTGTAGAAGCAACAACACACTACACTGATTATGAACTGATTGCACGCGTTTCTAAAGATCTTGGTTCTGCGATGACAGGGATCGAAATCTCCAAGTTGCCGCAAGCTGAGCGCATGCAAGAGCGCGGTTGGTAA
- the pdxT gene encoding pyridoxal 5'-phosphate synthase glutaminase subunit PdxT yields MSKPRIGVLALQGAVAEHMRMLELAGAEAVAIKKVDELSEVDGLVIPGGESTTISKLMHKYGFIDAIRQFASEKKPVFGTCAGAILIANEIEHAPEAHLGLMEMKVARNAFGRQKESFEIKMPIAGVAPDFPAVFIRAPLILQVSDKGEVLAKHEDNIVAARQGQFLAASFHPELTDDYRMHKYFLDMVKEYQTTGKASV; encoded by the coding sequence ATGAGCAAGCCAAGAATTGGTGTTCTCGCCTTACAAGGTGCGGTTGCAGAACATATGCGCATGCTTGAGTTGGCAGGTGCTGAAGCTGTAGCAATTAAAAAGGTGGACGAGCTATCTGAAGTAGATGGTTTGGTCATTCCGGGTGGCGAGAGTACAACCATCAGCAAGCTCATGCATAAATATGGCTTTATAGATGCTATTCGTCAATTTGCGTCTGAGAAAAAACCCGTTTTTGGAACATGCGCAGGGGCCATTTTAATTGCAAATGAGATTGAACATGCACCAGAGGCTCATCTAGGTTTAATGGAAATGAAAGTGGCACGTAATGCTTTTGGGCGTCAAAAGGAAAGCTTTGAAATCAAGATGCCGATTGCTGGCGTAGCTCCTGACTTTCCAGCGGTCTTTATCCGCGCACCTCTTATCCTGCAAGTCAGCGATAAAGGTGAAGTGTTAGCGAAACATGAAGATAATATTGTAGCGGCTCGCCAAGGGCAATTTTTGGCAGCATCTTTTCATCCAGAACTAACGGATGATTATCGAATGCATAAATACTTTTTAGATATGGTGAAAGAATATCAAACAACAGGGAAAGCATCCGTATAG
- a CDS encoding D-alanyl-D-alanine carboxypeptidase: protein MMHKWTARVNKLLLAGAIGMLSIVGGAMQASAAGTVANLDLKVKSAILVEASTGKILYSTNPDVPLPPASMTKMMTEYLVLEAVKTNKIKMDELVPVSDYAFFIAKIKDSAGVYLNAGESHKVSELYKAMAIASANDATALLAEKVGGSEANFVAMMNKKAQEFGMKNTFFVTSTGLPANELGPFSPADTSKDNVMSARDAAILADHLVTDYPEALDISKMPRLVFREGQKDESKLANNNWMLPGLPSETLGVDGLKTGYTQEAEYCFTGTANRDGMRLITVVMGAKTKTSRFEETKKLLNYGYSTYKATEKLGKGVPVAGFENAPIKKGVQLEVPAITAKSVNVIGKIGEEAKVTPRVEYKDLTAPIKKGDVIGKVYLDTEGKSDYLLPSNQKGGVDLIATEDVEEGSWIRLFFRSIFEFIASLFKSIVG from the coding sequence ATGATGCACAAATGGACAGCAAGAGTAAACAAACTTTTATTAGCTGGTGCGATTGGCATGCTATCCATTGTGGGGGGAGCTATGCAGGCTTCTGCTGCTGGGACAGTTGCCAATCTTGATCTAAAGGTGAAATCAGCAATCTTGGTAGAGGCTTCTACAGGAAAGATATTGTACAGTACAAATCCAGACGTACCATTGCCACCAGCTAGTATGACTAAAATGATGACCGAATATCTGGTACTTGAAGCTGTTAAGACCAACAAAATTAAAATGGACGAACTAGTACCTGTTAGTGACTATGCTTTCTTTATTGCAAAAATTAAGGATTCAGCAGGCGTTTACTTAAATGCTGGAGAAAGTCACAAGGTAAGTGAATTATATAAAGCTATGGCTATTGCTTCAGCTAATGATGCTACAGCTCTTTTAGCAGAAAAAGTCGGCGGTTCTGAAGCCAACTTTGTAGCCATGATGAATAAAAAAGCTCAAGAATTTGGGATGAAAAATACGTTTTTTGTTACATCGACTGGTTTGCCTGCTAATGAATTAGGTCCTTTTTCACCGGCTGACACAAGCAAAGATAACGTGATGTCTGCACGTGATGCAGCTATTTTGGCAGATCATTTAGTGACTGACTATCCAGAGGCACTAGATATTTCTAAAATGCCGCGGTTAGTGTTCCGGGAAGGTCAAAAAGATGAGAGCAAGCTAGCAAACAATAACTGGATGCTTCCAGGATTGCCAAGTGAGACGCTTGGAGTAGATGGACTTAAAACTGGTTATACACAAGAAGCTGAATATTGTTTTACTGGAACGGCTAATCGTGATGGAATGCGTTTAATTACGGTTGTTATGGGAGCCAAAACAAAAACAAGTCGTTTTGAAGAAACCAAAAAGTTGTTAAATTATGGATATTCTACCTACAAAGCCACAGAGAAGCTGGGTAAAGGTGTACCTGTAGCAGGATTTGAGAATGCACCTATTAAAAAGGGTGTACAGCTAGAAGTGCCAGCTATTACCGCTAAATCGGTCAATGTTATCGGTAAAATCGGAGAAGAAGCCAAAGTAACGCCTCGTGTAGAGTATAAAGATTTGACAGCGCCTATTAAAAAAGGCGATGTGATTGGAAAGGTATACCTTGATACAGAAGGAAAAAGCGATTATTTGTTGCCAAGTAATCAAAAAGGCGGAGTAGATCTTATAGCTACTGAAGATGTGGAAGAAGGTAGTTGGATTCGCTTGTTCTTTAGAAGTATCTTCGAGTTTATTGCTAGTCTGTTTAAAAGTATTGTTGGGTAG
- a CDS encoding HD-GYP domain-containing protein: MPVCQIKHIPVGSRLTEDVHTPLGGLLFTKGTVVEDREKEILDAFMIDEVLIEALMDGTVLTEGFADDKKQKAVESKEKNKSARRQQTESGLVEHFEKSVTSFKNLFQHVQGGQNIPVLEVRNVMTTLLKEVEEQSNLWLILKKADNPNNYLYEHCVGVGLLSYIMAKWMKLPEKEWMQVALAGMLMDIGKTKVDPKILWKPGKLTPGEFEEMKKHTVYGYELIKSAQGLTQGVGLAALQHHEREDGSGYPFGIKGDKIHTYSKIIAVADMYHAMCSDRLHQKATSPFLVVEQLLQDSFGKLDPKVVRVFVNGITQFSIGSKVELSDGTVGKVVFINQNYPTRPMVEINQDIINLADKRNVWIVKALV; this comes from the coding sequence ATGCCTGTTTGTCAGATTAAACACATACCGGTAGGATCTCGTTTAACGGAAGATGTTCATACGCCGTTAGGAGGATTGCTGTTTACAAAAGGAACCGTTGTAGAAGACAGAGAGAAAGAAATTTTGGATGCATTTATGATTGATGAGGTTCTTATTGAAGCTTTAATGGATGGAACTGTTCTTACGGAAGGATTCGCTGATGATAAGAAACAAAAAGCAGTAGAAAGTAAAGAGAAGAATAAATCTGCAAGAAGGCAACAAACAGAATCAGGGCTTGTGGAACATTTCGAGAAGTCAGTCACTTCCTTTAAAAACCTTTTTCAACATGTACAGGGAGGACAAAACATTCCTGTATTAGAAGTTCGGAATGTTATGACTACACTTCTTAAAGAAGTAGAAGAACAATCTAATCTATGGCTCATCCTAAAAAAAGCAGATAATCCGAATAACTACCTTTATGAGCACTGTGTAGGTGTCGGATTACTTAGCTATATTATGGCTAAGTGGATGAAGCTTCCGGAAAAGGAATGGATGCAAGTAGCTTTAGCAGGGATGCTAATGGACATTGGAAAAACCAAAGTCGATCCTAAAATTCTTTGGAAACCTGGTAAATTAACACCTGGTGAATTTGAAGAGATGAAAAAACATACTGTTTATGGTTATGAGTTAATTAAATCAGCACAGGGACTCACACAGGGTGTTGGATTAGCTGCACTACAACATCATGAACGAGAAGATGGAAGTGGGTATCCATTTGGTATAAAAGGTGATAAGATACATACTTATAGTAAAATAATAGCTGTGGCTGATATGTATCATGCGATGTGCTCTGACCGTTTGCATCAAAAGGCAACTTCTCCATTCTTAGTAGTGGAACAGTTGTTACAAGATAGCTTCGGTAAGTTAGATCCAAAAGTAGTCCGTGTCTTTGTGAATGGAATTACGCAATTCTCTATAGGAAGTAAAGTAGAATTAAGTGATGGAACAGTCGGGAAAGTGGTGTTTATAAATCAAAACTACCCAACTCGTCCAATGGTGGAAATAAACCAAGATATCATTAATTTGGCTGACAAGAGAAATGTATGGATTGTAAAAGCACTGGTCTAA
- a CDS encoding transposase, whose product MSHKAKISGSEKIAAIEKYLRGEDSLNHLANLLDVSFPSIKQWLQTYQSLGPNGLLNTSKNSSYSTELKKTAVEDYLASRGSHMDICKRYGIKSTRQLRNWILKYNGHEKPKACGTGGTPIMTKGRATTYDERIEIVRFCIEHQHNYAQTAQKFQVSYQQVYSWTNKYIKSGVDALQDKRGKRKSEDEMSEVEKLRAQNKLLQAENRRKQMEIDLLKKLDEIQRRRF is encoded by the coding sequence ATGTCCCATAAAGCAAAAATATCTGGGTCAGAAAAGATTGCAGCTATTGAAAAATATCTTCGTGGGGAAGATTCGCTTAATCATTTAGCAAATCTTCTAGATGTTTCCTTTCCATCTATTAAACAATGGCTTCAAACTTATCAATCATTAGGTCCAAACGGATTGCTCAATACATCCAAGAACTCCTCCTATTCCACAGAATTAAAGAAAACAGCTGTCGAGGATTATCTGGCTAGTCGTGGTTCTCACATGGATATATGTAAAAGATATGGCATCAAATCAACCCGCCAACTGCGTAACTGGATCCTGAAGTATAATGGTCATGAGAAGCCGAAAGCTTGCGGCACAGGAGGAACACCAATCATGACAAAAGGACGAGCAACTACTTACGATGAAAGAATTGAAATCGTCAGATTCTGTATAGAACATCAACACAATTACGCCCAAACCGCACAGAAATTTCAGGTATCCTATCAGCAAGTTTATTCTTGGACAAATAAATACATTAAATCTGGTGTAGATGCACTTCAGGATAAACGTGGAAAGCGAAAATCTGAAGATGAGATGTCCGAAGTGGAGAAGCTGAGGGCACAAAATAAGCTGCTTCAAGCTGAGAACAGAAGAAAGCAAATGGAGATTGATTTATTAAAAAAGCTGGACGAAATCCAAAGGAGGCGATTCTAA